Proteins found in one Muntiacus reevesi chromosome 2, mMunRee1.1, whole genome shotgun sequence genomic segment:
- the LOC136157428 gene encoding LOW QUALITY PROTEIN: uncharacterized protein (The sequence of the model RefSeq protein was modified relative to this genomic sequence to represent the inferred CDS: inserted 3 bases in 2 codons; deleted 1 base in 1 codon; substituted 8 bases at 8 genomic stop codons) encodes MGPRLTTPLSLTLEHWKDVKGRASNLSVEIRRXKWQTLCSSEWPSFNVGWPQEGSFNIDCILQIKERVFDTGLHGHPDQVPYIITWESLAQDPPSWVAPFVAEKPKIPGADIPTAPPAQSSLYPILEKEKSTAKTKPVIPPEDPVLIDLLSEVPPPYQPPPVPGSLARPPPSACPEARCPDTTGPAATSGEINTSSPVASRLRQRRDQGEGGSGEWRSQLFPLRTVGGPGNQVQYWPFSASDLYNWKTHNPPFSKDPTALTGLIESILLTHQPTWDDCQQLLQALLTIEERQRVVLEARKNVPGPNGAPTLLPNEIDAAFPLTRPDWDYNTPAGREQLRLYRQVLLAGLKGAGRRPTNLAQVRAVTQGXEETPAAFLERLMEAYRMYTPFDPSSPKHRGNVSMAFIGQSAPDIRNKLQRLEGLQDYSLQDLMRKAERIYNKRETPEERAERLRKVQEEREDRLRKEQEEKEEKREKRRNRELSRILATVVQPRSEPGRRDRLGGNRRPRIDRDQCAYCKGRGHWLKDCPKKPRDLRRESSKVLSLDEDXDSQGQEPPPEPRVTLKIGGQPVTFMVDTGAQHSVLTQTNGPMSTRTAWVXGATGGKLCRWTTERKVHLASGKVTHSFLHVPDCPFPLLGRDLLSKVGAQIQFHEKGNSITGPGGAPLQILTIKLEDEYKLLESKTLPMGPIQDWIRKYPLAWAETAGMGLAMGQPPIVVELKSSATPISVKQYPMSEEAYKGIRPHIQRLLKLGVLEPCRSAWNTPLLPVKKPGTGDYRPVQDLREINKWVEDIHPTVPNPYNLLSTLPPSHTWYTVLDLKDAFFCLRLSPQSXPLFAFEWRDPEAGLSGQLTWTRLPQGFKNSPTLFDDALHQDLAAFRTQHPALVLLQYVDDLLLAAPTELDCNKGTGALLETLGELGYRASAKKAQICQTKVNYLGYQLENGQRWLTEARKQTVSQIPPPTTPRQMREFLGTAXFCRLWIPGFTEMAAPLYPLTKQNTPFLWGKAQQEAFDNIKKALLSASALGLLDISKPFELFVDEKQGIAKGVLTQKLGPWKRPIAYLSKRLDNVAAGWPPCLRMVAAIATLIKDSNKLTMGQPLKITAPHAVETIVRQPPDRWLSNARMTHYQSLLLDTERVCFGPAAALNPATLLPDPQEGTPHDCQQILAEVHGTRKDLTDQPLADAEITWFTDGSSYLLEGERKAGAAVVDGENVVWASALPPGTSAQRAELIALTQALRKAEGKKANIYTDSRYAFATAHVHGEIYRRRGLLTSEGREIKNXREILDLLQALFLPRKLGIIHCPGHQKGDTPIARENXLADITAKQAALGPQILTVSLKSASKNDDDAALVYSEADLDFLQGLGADYDKVHNRWIYQGKTVMPQSTAKRLLTHLHRLTHLGKRKMADLLNENKLDYYIPQRDLLIQXIVNGCEACAKINAGRLKLPSGVXARGHRPGVHWEVDFTEIKPGLYNNKYLLVFIDTFSGWVEAYPTKKETAQIVVKKLLEEIFPRFGLPKVLGSDNSLAFVSQVSQLVAKSLGIDWKLHCAYRPQSSGQVERMNRTIKETSTKLTLETGTRDWVQLLPLALYRARNTPGPHGLTPFKIIYGSPPPATSFFDPDVLATSPTLQAHLQALQLVQQEIWKSVSAAYSVDNPVSCPHPFKIGDTVLVRRHQTKTLEPRWKGPHTVLLTTPTALKIDGIAAWIHASHVKAAPGRCCEETPEHGWKLHRTQNPLKLRLSRL; translated from the exons ATGGGACCCAGACTAACTACCCCCCTAAGTTTGACTCTAGAGCACTGGAAGGACGTCAAAGGACGAGCCAGTAACCTGTCAGTAGAAATCAGGAGGTAAAAGTGGCAAACCCTTTGCAGCTCCGAGTGGCCATCCTTCAATGTGGGATGGCCTCAGGAGGGCAGTTTTAACATTGATTGTATTTTGCAGATCAAAGAACGGGTGTTTGACACAGGACTTCATGGACACCCTGACCAAGTCCCCTACATAATTACCTGGGAGAGTCTGGCCCAGGACCCGCCATCCTGGGTGGCACCTTTCGTGGCAGAAAAGCCGAAGATTCCCGGTGCCGATATACCCACGGCCCCACCAGCCCAGTCCTCTCTTTACcctattttagaaaaagaaaaatcgacTGCCAAAACGAAACCAGTCATCCCGCCGGAAGATCCAGTTCTAATTGATCTCCTGTCTGAAGTTCCCCCTCCCtatcaaccccctccagtaccaGGTTCTCTGGCCAGGCCGCCCCCGTCTGCCTGCCCTGAGGCCCGCTGCCCTGACACCACTGGCCCAGCGGCGACCAGCGGGGAGATTAATACTTCATCCCCCGTCGCCTCCCGGTTGCGCCAACGAAGAGATCAGGGAGAGGGAGGATCGGGAGAATGGAGGTCCCAGTTATTTCCCTTGAGGACTGTGGGGGGACCAGGAAACCAAGTCCAATACTGGCCATTCTCAGCCTCTGATTTGTATAACTGGAAGACTCATAACCCACCCTTCTCTAAAGATCCAACAGCCCTCACGGGGCTAATTGAGTCCATCTTACTAACCCATCAGCCCACCTGGGATGATTGTCAACAGCTTTTGCAGGCTCTGCTGACcatagaagagagacagagagttgtCCTGGAAGCAAGAAAAAACGTGCCCGGGCCCAACGGGGCCCCTACTCTCCTTCCAAATGAAATTGATGCAGCCTTCCCCCTGACGCGTCCGGACTGGGACTACAACACCCCTGCTGGTAGGGAGCAGCTCCGTCTCTATCGCCAGGTTCTCCTTGCGGGTCTCAAGGGTGCCGGGAGACGCCCCACCAATTTGGCCCAGGTAAGAGCAGTAACACAGGGATAGGAGGAGACCCCGGCGGCTTTCCTTGAAAGGCTCATGGAGGCATACCGTATGTATACCCCTTTCGATCCTAGTAGCCCCAAGCATAGGGGAAATGTCTCCATGGCCTTCATAGGGCAGTCGGCGCCggacattagaaataaattacaaaggtTAGAAGGACTTCAAGATTATAGCTTGCAGGATCTAATGAGAAAAGCAGAAAGGATTTACAATAAGAGAGAAACTCcagaagaaagagcagaaaggCTTAGGAAAgtgcaagaagagagagaggacagattgagaaaagaacaggaagaaaaagaagagaaacgagaAAAAAGGCGTAACAGAGAGTTGAGCAGAATTTTGGCCACCGTAGTTCAGCCTAGGTCAGAGCCAGGAAGGAGAGATAGGTTGGGAGGCAATAGGCGACCGAGAATAGACCGTGACCAATGTGCCTACTGTAAAGGAAGAGGCCACTGGCTAAAAGACTGCCCAAAGAAACCACGGGATTTGCGAAGAGAATCCTCCAAGGTCTTGTCCTTGGATGAAGATTAGGACAGTCAGGGCCAGGAGCCCCCCCCTGAGCCCCGGGTAACATTAAAAATAGGGGGGCAGCCAGTGACCTTTATGGTGGACACAGGAGCTCAGCACTCTGTACTAACCCAGACCAACGGACCCATGAGCACCAGGACCGCGTGGGTATAAGGAGCTACAGGAGGAAAGCTGTGCCGATGGACTACTGAACGGAAGGTGCACCTGGCCTCCGGTAAGGTGACTCATTCCTTCCTCCATGTTCCAGACTGTCCGTTCCCCTTGTTGGGGAGGGACCTTCTCTCTAAAGTCGGAGCCCAAATTCAGTTTCATGAAAAGGGGAACTCCATTACAGGACCCGGAGGGGCCCCCCTTCAAATTTTGACCATAAAGTTAGAAGATGAATACAAATTATTAGAGTCCAAAACCTTGCCAATGGGTCCCATCCAAGACTGGATACGAAAGTACCCTCTAGCCTGGGCAGAGACTGCAGGAATGGGGCTAGCGATGGGACAGCCACCCATTGTCGTTGAATTAAAATCCTCGGCTACCCCCATTTCggtgaaacagtaccccatgtctgaggaggcttacaaGGGAATCAGACCCCATATACAACGGCTCCTCAAGCTGGGCGTCCTTGAGCCCTGCAGATCAGCCTGGAACACTCCCCTACTCCCTGTCAAGAAGCCAGGTACGGGAGATTACCGGCCAGTGCAGGActtgagagaaataaacaagtgggTAGAAGACATCCACCCAACAGTGCCAAACCCATACAATCTGCTTAGCACCCTACCCCCTTCCCATACCTGGTATACGGTAttggatttaaaagatgccttcttttGCCTGAGGCTAAGTCCACAAAGCTGACCCTTGTTCGCTTTTGAATGGAGAGATCCAGAAGCTGGCCTGTCGGGGCAGCTGACATGGACTAGACTACCGCAAGGATTCAAAAATAGCCCCACCCTGTTTGATGACGCCCTACATCAAGACCTGGCTGCCTTTCGGACACAACACCCTGCCCTGGTGCTTCTGCAGTATgtagatgacctgctgctggcggcCCCCACGGAACTGGATTGCAACAAAGGTACGGGGGCCCTGTTGGAGACTCTGGGAGAACTGGGGTACCGCGCCTCGGCAAAGAAAGCCCAAATTTGCCAAACTAAAGTGAATTACCTGGGGTACCAGCTAGAAAATGGACAGCGATGGCTGACAGAAGCCCGGAAACAAACGGTATCACAGATACCGCCCCCAACAACTCCCCGCCAGATGAGAGAGTTTCTAGGCACTGC ATTCTGTAGGCTTTGGATTCCCGGGTTCACAGAAATGGCAGCACCCCTTTACCCCCTAACCAAGCAAAACACCCCCTTCCTTTGGGGAAAGGCCCAACAAGAAGCATTTGATAACATCAAAAAGGCCCTCTTGAGTGCCTCAGCCCTAGGGCTCCTGGACATATCCAAGCCCTTTGAGCTCTTCGTAGACGAAAAACAAGGGATTGCTAAGGGGGTACTAACTCAAAAGCTAGGACCCTGGAAGAGGCCCATCGCATATCTCTCCAAAAGATTGGACAATGTTGCAGCAGGCTGGCCACCATGCCTACGGATGGTGGCGGCCATTGCCACGCTTATCAAAGACTCTAACAAATTAACCATGGGCCAACCCCTTAAAATAACTGCACCCCATGCTGTagagactatagtccgccagcctCCAGACCGCTGGCTCTCAAATGCCCGAATGACTCACTACCAGTCCTTGCTGCTGGATACGGAGCGAGTGTGTTTCGGTCCAGCCGCCGCCCTCAACCCTGCTACGCTCCTCCCGGATCCCCAAGAAGGGACCCCACACGACTGCCAGCAAATCCTGGCAGAAGTACATGGAACCAGGAAAGACCTCACCGACCAACCACTGGCAGACGCAGAGATCACCTGGTTTACAGATGGGAGCAGCTACCTATTAGAGGGTGAGCGGAAAGCCGGGGCTGCAGTAGTTGACGGAGAAAACGTCGTTTGGGCCAGCGCTCTGCCTCCGGGAACCTCGGCCCAAAGGGCCGAACTCATCGCCCTCACGCAGGCACTCAGGAAGGCGGAAGGTAAGAAAGCCAACATATACACTGATAGCCGGTATGCCTTCGCCACGGCACATGTACATGGAGAAATATATAGAAGGAGGGGGTTGCTGActtcagaaggcagagaaata aaaaattaaagagaaatattaGATTTACTACAAGCCTTGTTCTTACCAAGGAAACTAGGGATAATCCATTGCCCGGGCCACCAAAAGGGAGATACACCCATTGCACGGGAAA GGCTGGCAGATATAACTGCTAAACAAGCGGCACTAGGTCCCCAAATACTAACCGTCTCACTCAAGTCAGcatcaaaaaatgatgatgatgcggCACTTGTTTATAGTGAAGCAGACCTAGACTTCCTTCAAGGACTTGGGGCGGACTATGATAAGGTCCATAACAGATGGATATACCAAGGGAAAACAGTGATGCCTCAAAGCACCGCCAAAAGACTTTTGACTCACCTGCATAGACTGACccacttgggaaaaagaaaaatggctgacctcctaaatgaaaataaattagactATTACATCCCTCAGAGAGACTTACTGATACAATAAATTGTAAACGGTTGTGAGGCCTGTGCAAAAATAAACGCTGGCAGACTAAAACTCCCCTCCGGAGTTTGAGCCAGGGGGCATAGGCCTGGAGTCCACTGGGAAGTGGATTTCACCGAGATTAAACCAGGCCTATATAATAACAAGTATTTGCTAGTGTTCATAGATACCTTCTCAGGATGGGTGGAAGCATatcccacaaagaaagaaacagctcaaATTGTGGTCAAGAAGCTCCTCGAAGAAATTTTTCCCCGATTCGGCTTACCTAAGGTACTCGGGTCAGATAACAGTCTGGCCTTTGTCTCCCAGGTAAGTCAGTTGGTGGCCAAATCATTGGGGATTGATTGGAAGTTACATTGTGCCTAcagaccccagagttcaggaCAGGTAGAAAGGATGAATAGAACAATTAAAGAGACCTCAACCAAATTAACGCTGGAGACTGGCACTAGAGACTGGGTTCAACTCCTACCACTGGCTTTATATCGAGCCAGAAATACCCCTGGCCCACACGGGCTCACCCCGTTTAAAATCATCTATGGAAGCCCCCCGCCAGCTACATCCTTCTTTGACCCTGATGTCCTTGCGACTTCCCCTACCCTGCAGGCCCACCTACAGGCTCTGCAGCTGGTGCAACAAGAAATTTGGAAGTCCGTATCAGCCGCATACAGTGTGGATAACCCTgtttcctgtccccacccctttaAGATCGGTGACACAGTGTTGGTGCGGAGACATCAAACCAAGACTTTGGAACCTCGCTGGAAAGGACCCCACACCGTCCTCTTGACCACTCCTACCGCACTAAAGATAGATGGGATTGCAGCATGGATACACGCTTCCCACGTAAAAGCTGCACCCGGCCGCTGCTGCGAGGAGACGCCAGAACACGGATGGAAACTCCACCGCACTCAAAATCCTCTAAAGCTAAGACTTTCTCGCTTATAA